In the genome of Actinomadura graeca, one region contains:
- a CDS encoding SAM-dependent methyltransferase, producing MTPPSEPALHGDRYRGASDTAIRHHYDLGNAFYELWLDESRTYSCALWDGPGDDLASAQRRKLAYMAEGARATGAGRVLDIGCGWGGMLRHLVEEQGVGRVVGLTLSPSQRSSIEEWADDRYDVRVQNWADHEDGGYDAIVSLGAFEHFARHGMSRAERLEAYRAFFRRCRGWLPPGGRLALQTNVAGRARPLDRRAVGDMMFIIEKIFPESVMPPLSEVVEGAERSFDVVTVRNDPDHYARTCRAWHDALAARRAEAEREVGTEVVADYLRYLSACVRQFERRDLGLARIIFERV from the coding sequence GTGACACCACCGTCCGAGCCCGCGCTGCACGGCGACCGCTACCGCGGCGCGTCCGACACCGCGATCCGGCACCACTACGACCTCGGCAACGCCTTCTACGAGCTGTGGCTGGACGAGAGCCGCACGTACTCGTGCGCGCTGTGGGACGGCCCCGGCGACGACCTGGCCTCCGCGCAGCGGCGCAAGCTCGCCTACATGGCCGAGGGCGCGCGGGCCACCGGCGCCGGCCGCGTCCTGGACATCGGCTGCGGGTGGGGCGGCATGCTGCGGCACCTGGTCGAGGAGCAGGGCGTCGGCCGGGTCGTGGGCCTCACGCTGAGCCCGTCGCAGCGGTCGTCCATCGAGGAGTGGGCCGACGACCGGTACGACGTGCGGGTGCAGAACTGGGCCGACCACGAGGACGGCGGCTACGACGCGATCGTCTCGCTGGGCGCGTTCGAGCACTTCGCCCGGCATGGGATGAGCCGGGCGGAGCGGCTGGAGGCGTACCGGGCGTTCTTCCGGCGCTGCCGCGGCTGGCTGCCGCCGGGCGGGCGGCTGGCGTTGCAGACGAACGTCGCGGGCCGGGCGCGGCCCCTGGACCGGCGGGCCGTCGGGGACATGATGTTCATCATCGAGAAGATCTTCCCCGAGTCGGTGATGCCGCCGCTCAGCGAGGTCGTCGAGGGCGCCGAGCGGTCGTTCGACGTGGTGACCGTCCGCAACGACCCCGACCACTACGCCCGCACGTGCCGGGCGTGGCACGACGCGCTGGCCGCCCGGCGCGCGGAGGCGGAGCGGGAGGTGGGCACGGAGGTCGTCGCCGACTACCTGCGTTACCTGTCGGCCTGCGTGCGCCAGTTCGAGCGCCGTGACCTCGGGCTGGCGAGGATCATCTTCGAACGGGTCTGA
- a CDS encoding condensation domain-containing protein: MADERTVEDRAEKAPPISAVQYSVTGPTIITDATVTMDGPYHLDLLRTAAESVCRAHGAARTTVDLDEGRQAVHPYRDEAVGFEVHRAAPGTLMAMVDDLARRPIDPAALPVFRVVAVVESPRRLAVHLALPHAVADIASIGVVVRDFLNAYAALARGDVPALPEAPQFADHIAHRQAVCDDERTWREGGPGARAAAFWAKKLRGAAPPPFERPRRGGASGERMVFLRERIDPGTRRLLEEVCEQQRCSLFHATLAAFEETVAGLTGEADVTTMCIVHGRGGGAFEDTVGLLISDVVFRRTVGAPSRRAALSAVAADAWLTHMHQDIRISELPSRVEEVARLYRERHFRAMFLQFRPQRTGAGMRDAVEGVRLSFPPGQRAMRACVWPGSALCNVDLVADGLDVELMFDRLRWAETEMRELHGRFTRCLRAYAREPDAPVRPVRR; encoded by the coding sequence GTGGCTGACGAGCGTACGGTCGAGGATCGCGCCGAGAAGGCCCCGCCGATCTCCGCGGTCCAGTACTCGGTGACCGGCCCGACGATAATCACGGACGCCACCGTGACAATGGACGGTCCCTACCATCTGGATCTGCTGAGAACGGCGGCGGAATCCGTGTGCCGCGCGCACGGGGCGGCGCGCACCACCGTCGATCTCGACGAGGGCCGGCAGGCGGTGCACCCGTACCGGGACGAGGCGGTCGGCTTCGAGGTCCACCGGGCGGCCCCCGGCACGCTCATGGCGATGGTCGACGATCTGGCCCGGCGGCCGATCGACCCGGCCGCGCTGCCGGTCTTCCGGGTGGTGGCCGTGGTCGAGTCGCCGCGCAGGCTGGCCGTCCACCTCGCGCTGCCGCACGCCGTCGCGGACATCGCGTCCATCGGCGTCGTCGTCAGGGACTTCCTCAACGCGTATGCGGCGCTGGCCAGGGGGGACGTCCCGGCGCTGCCGGAGGCGCCGCAGTTCGCCGACCACATCGCGCACCGTCAGGCCGTCTGCGACGACGAGCGCACCTGGCGGGAGGGCGGGCCCGGCGCGCGTGCCGCGGCCTTCTGGGCGAAGAAGCTGCGGGGGGCCGCGCCGCCGCCGTTCGAGCGGCCACGGCGGGGCGGCGCGTCCGGTGAGCGGATGGTCTTCCTGCGGGAGCGGATCGACCCCGGCACCCGCCGGCTGCTGGAGGAGGTCTGCGAGCAGCAGCGCTGCTCCCTTTTCCACGCGACGCTCGCCGCGTTCGAGGAGACGGTCGCCGGGCTGACCGGAGAGGCCGACGTGACCACGATGTGCATCGTGCACGGCCGGGGCGGCGGCGCGTTCGAGGACACGGTCGGCCTGCTGATCTCCGACGTCGTCTTCCGCCGCACCGTCGGCGCGCCGAGCCGCCGCGCCGCCCTGTCGGCGGTCGCCGCCGACGCGTGGCTCACGCACATGCACCAGGACATCAGGATCTCGGAGCTGCCGTCGCGCGTGGAGGAGGTCGCGCGGCTCTACCGCGAACGGCATTTCCGGGCCATGTTCCTGCAATTCCGGCCGCAGCGGACCGGAGCCGGGATGCGGGACGCCGTCGAGGGCGTCCGGCTCTCCTTCCCGCCCGGCCAGCGCGCCATGCGGGCCTGCGTCTGGCCGGGGAGCGCGCTGTGCAACGTCGACCTCGTCGCGGACGGCCTCGACGTGGAGCTGATGTTCGACCGGCTCCGCTGGGCCGAGACGGAGATGCGGGAGCTGCACGGCAGGTTCACCCGCTGCCTGCGGGCCTACGCGCGGGAGCCCGACGCGCCGGTCAGACCCGTTCGAAGATGA
- a CDS encoding SAM-dependent methyltransferase yields MSDAPDGTDHDPREPLDQIDLQTDRPHSARVYDFIMGGKDNYAADRDTAAQVLADWPGLRTSMLANRACMHRMARHLTGLGMRQFIDVGTGIPSSPNLHEVVQERAPGARIVYVDNDPIVLAHARALLTGTPEGRTAYIQADMRSPGSLLGDPVLEDVLDLSEPVALTLIAVLQFVEDAQALVEALVEPLAPGSHVALTIPTGDLAPESRRLAAEYTRRGIPMYLRDRSEVERLLTGLEILDPGVVPMPRWHPAPGDRPLPDTATNMYAAAARKP; encoded by the coding sequence ATGTCGGATGCCCCGGACGGTACCGACCACGATCCCCGGGAACCGCTCGACCAGATCGACCTCCAGACCGACCGGCCGCACTCGGCGCGGGTCTACGACTTCATCATGGGCGGCAAGGACAACTACGCCGCCGACCGGGACACCGCCGCGCAGGTCCTGGCGGACTGGCCCGGGCTGCGCACCTCGATGCTCGCCAACCGGGCCTGCATGCACCGGATGGCCCGCCACCTCACCGGCCTCGGCATGCGGCAGTTCATCGACGTCGGGACCGGCATCCCGTCCTCGCCGAACCTGCACGAGGTCGTCCAGGAACGCGCGCCCGGCGCCCGGATCGTCTACGTCGACAACGACCCGATCGTCCTCGCCCACGCGCGGGCGCTGCTGACCGGCACCCCCGAGGGACGCACCGCCTACATCCAGGCGGACATGCGCTCACCCGGGTCGCTGCTCGGCGACCCCGTCCTGGAGGACGTCCTCGACCTGTCCGAGCCGGTCGCGCTCACCCTGATCGCGGTGCTCCAGTTCGTCGAGGACGCCCAGGCCCTGGTGGAGGCGCTCGTCGAGCCCCTCGCCCCCGGCAGCCACGTCGCCCTCACCATCCCCACCGGCGACCTCGCCCCCGAATCCCGGCGCCTGGCGGCGGAGTACACGCGCAGGGGCATCCCGATGTACCTCCGCGACCGCTCCGAGGTCGAACGCCTCCTCACCGGCCTGGAGATCCTCGACCCGGGCGTCGTCCCCATGCCGCGCTGGCATCCCGCGCCCGGGGACAGGCCGCTCCCCGACACCGCCACCAACATGTACGCCGCCGCCGCCCGCAAACCGTGA
- a CDS encoding luciferase family protein, with protein MSRGRSHRSVSYADLAVDRFANWPLKACRAACPPGRALALPGLQIVHFHQGDLAEVFLTPDVIGRLTATLSGSERIDVFPDIGWVQVHLDTDGDLFLLQSLVSLAIQANDPAGGPSRRAAADCPRTAPGTAARFVSRAAARSAAEHAVRTATRTASLLGR; from the coding sequence ATGAGCCGAGGACGCAGCCACCGCTCCGTTTCCTACGCCGACCTTGCGGTCGACCGCTTCGCCAACTGGCCGCTGAAGGCATGCCGGGCCGCCTGCCCGCCCGGCCGTGCCCTGGCGCTTCCGGGGTTGCAGATCGTCCACTTCCACCAGGGCGACCTCGCAGAAGTATTCCTCACCCCGGACGTGATCGGCCGCCTCACGGCGACCCTCAGCGGCTCCGAGCGCATCGACGTCTTCCCCGACATCGGCTGGGTCCAGGTCCATCTGGACACCGACGGCGACCTCTTCCTCCTCCAGTCCCTGGTCAGCCTCGCCATTCAGGCCAACGACCCCGCCGGCGGACCCTCGCGCCGCGCGGCGGCGGACTGCCCGCGGACCGCCCCGGGGACGGCCGCCCGGTTCGTCTCCCGGGCGGCCGCCAGGTCCGCCGCCGAACACGCCGTCAGGACGGCCACCAGGACCGCGTCCCTGCTCGGCCGCTGA
- a CDS encoding substrate-binding domain-containing protein, translating to MDSYLDRLADFTRELVVQLGGNGPAVLAKRTGLREATVRALLAGDGGLPSWEVVSACLAAAGAGGTAAGVVRERWAAAERALWDERGAGLLAAFERNRNGKPAKIVETYRAKVPWRRLTSRHPVVFEPWAMPAFTAERELPDPSAARDIRDFYRLLAELKVWAGSPRQSEIERRSWGTLPDATISAMLQKDRWRTTSDRERVRIGHFAAACGLPEAEAALWAESYERLRHVAPPDDLAQARAEAAALRLRLAESEATAEELRGRLAAAEGRERTREARTPAGAPGTLGAPPEAGRREPGGPAPGQRGPRGWRPRTRGPLAAAAAVLLFAGGVGVGGAAFGDGSASQDPECFSGRLRLIGSTAFERTADAIARGYEAACPDAAVEVRAIGSNEGLRALTLGNAATTIAMHDGYLAADSDEVKSRGFRGYAVALTAFAVVVHKDTKITGLSVQQLRSVYSPRGGPTSWKRFPGGADVPIRMVSRTEGSGTRTIFEEQVLDEPEPELSSRDCRRKDQIRAAAHVIRCERSSQAQVLGTVDQLPGAIGYAELHAAANARLYPNVRILTLDGRRAAISSVENRYPFAAPEVLYTYGPPANGAPASAFLTFMAGDGARRLLERAGAIPCLSAASLLSLACQPGSPA from the coding sequence GTGGACTCCTATCTCGACCGGCTGGCGGACTTCACCCGCGAGCTGGTCGTCCAGCTGGGCGGGAACGGTCCGGCCGTGCTGGCGAAGCGGACGGGGCTGCGGGAGGCGACCGTCCGGGCGCTGCTGGCCGGCGACGGTGGGCTGCCGTCCTGGGAGGTCGTCAGCGCGTGCCTGGCCGCGGCGGGCGCCGGCGGCACCGCGGCCGGGGTGGTGCGCGAGCGGTGGGCGGCGGCGGAGCGGGCCCTGTGGGACGAGCGCGGCGCCGGCCTGCTCGCGGCGTTCGAACGCAACCGGAACGGCAAGCCCGCCAAGATCGTCGAGACGTACCGGGCGAAGGTGCCGTGGCGGCGGCTGACCTCGCGGCATCCCGTGGTGTTCGAGCCGTGGGCCATGCCGGCGTTCACCGCCGAGCGTGAGCTGCCCGATCCGTCCGCGGCCCGTGACATCCGGGACTTCTACCGCTTACTGGCGGAGCTGAAGGTCTGGGCGGGCTCGCCGCGGCAGTCGGAGATCGAGAGGCGCTCGTGGGGCACGCTGCCCGACGCCACGATCAGCGCGATGCTCCAGAAGGACCGCTGGCGGACGACCAGCGACCGCGAGCGCGTCAGGATCGGCCACTTCGCGGCGGCGTGCGGGCTCCCCGAGGCGGAGGCGGCGCTCTGGGCCGAGTCGTACGAGCGGCTCCGGCACGTCGCGCCGCCCGACGACCTGGCGCAGGCCCGCGCCGAGGCGGCGGCGCTGCGGCTGCGGCTCGCCGAGTCCGAGGCGACGGCCGAGGAGCTGCGCGGGCGCCTGGCCGCGGCCGAGGGCCGGGAACGCACGCGAGAGGCACGGACGCCCGCGGGGGCGCCGGGCACCCTGGGCGCTCCACCGGAGGCGGGACGACGAGAACCGGGCGGGCCCGCGCCGGGTCAGAGGGGGCCGCGCGGGTGGCGGCCGCGCACGCGGGGGCCGCTGGCCGCGGCGGCCGCCGTGCTGCTGTTCGCCGGTGGCGTCGGGGTGGGCGGGGCGGCGTTCGGGGACGGCTCCGCGTCGCAGGACCCGGAGTGCTTCAGCGGCAGGCTCCGGCTGATCGGCTCCACCGCGTTCGAACGGACGGCGGACGCCATCGCGCGGGGTTACGAGGCCGCGTGCCCGGACGCGGCCGTCGAGGTGCGGGCCATCGGTTCCAACGAGGGGCTGCGGGCCCTCACCCTCGGCAACGCCGCCACGACGATCGCGATGCACGACGGGTATCTCGCGGCCGATTCGGACGAGGTCAAGTCACGGGGTTTCCGCGGCTACGCGGTCGCGCTGACCGCGTTCGCCGTCGTCGTCCACAAGGACACGAAGATCACGGGGCTGTCGGTCCAGCAGCTGCGGTCGGTCTACTCCCCGCGGGGCGGGCCCACGAGCTGGAAGCGGTTCCCGGGCGGCGCCGACGTGCCGATCCGGATGGTCAGCAGGACCGAGGGCTCGGGAACCCGGACGATCTTCGAGGAGCAGGTGCTCGACGAGCCCGAGCCGGAGCTGTCGTCCCGGGACTGCCGGCGCAAGGACCAGATCCGCGCCGCCGCCCACGTGATCCGCTGCGAGCGCAGCAGCCAGGCGCAGGTCCTCGGCACCGTCGACCAGCTTCCGGGCGCGATCGGCTACGCCGAGCTGCACGCCGCGGCGAACGCCCGCCTCTACCCCAACGTGCGCATCCTCACGCTCGACGGGAGGCGGGCGGCGATCTCCTCGGTGGAGAACCGCTACCCGTTCGCCGCCCCCGAGGTCCTCTACACCTACGGGCCGCCGGCGAACGGCGCCCCGGCCTCGGCGTTCCTCACCTTCATGGCCGGGGACGGCGCGCGGAGACTGCTCGAACGGGCGGGCGCCATCCCCTGCCTGTCGGCGGCCTCGCTGCTCTCCCTGGCCTGCCAGCCCGGTTCGCCCGCCTGA
- a CDS encoding 4-hydroxybenzoate 3-monooxygenase — protein MPSVRESSEVVVIGAGPAGLTLACLLRRAGVACVVLERRSRSYVERRQRAGVLDHAGTRIFEEAGLGGILAGAPGDGTLEIRVDGEPRHLDVPALSDGRTGRIVPQQVLVGRLIAAFLEDGGDLRFDAAEVTPHDLGGTAPRVTYRDPGGTVREIACAYVAGCDGQHGVSRASVPAGALTAFSYDHGIGWLTVLADIPPPRHPLFAITSHGFAAQFPRGPRASRFYLQCPPDDGPGDWDDERVWAQLRLRLADGDLPAGPITEKGVVDMRSLVVDPMRYGSLFLAGDAAHIVTPMGGKGMNLAIGDADVLARALRAAVRDGDGSLLDAYSATCLRRVWNYQEYSCWMTEMVHEAGDASLAGTFRHRLARARLDRLFTSEPAARAFADLMAGG, from the coding sequence ATGCCGAGCGTGCGCGAGAGCAGCGAGGTCGTCGTCATTGGAGCGGGCCCGGCCGGGCTGACCCTGGCCTGCCTGCTGCGGCGGGCCGGCGTGGCGTGCGTGGTGCTGGAGCGGCGGAGCCGGTCGTATGTGGAGCGGCGGCAGCGCGCGGGCGTCCTCGACCACGCCGGGACGCGGATCTTCGAGGAGGCGGGGCTCGGCGGGATCCTGGCGGGCGCCCCCGGCGACGGCACCCTGGAGATCCGCGTGGACGGGGAACCGCGCCACCTCGACGTCCCCGCGCTGTCGGACGGCAGGACGGGCCGGATCGTCCCGCAGCAGGTGCTGGTCGGGCGGCTCATCGCCGCGTTCCTTGAGGACGGGGGAGACCTGCGCTTCGACGCCGCCGAGGTCACACCGCACGACCTCGGCGGCACCGCCCCGCGGGTGACCTACCGCGACCCCGGCGGGACCGTCCGCGAGATCGCCTGCGCGTACGTCGCCGGATGCGACGGCCAGCACGGCGTCAGCCGGGCGTCGGTGCCCGCCGGTGCCCTGACCGCCTTCTCCTACGACCACGGCATCGGCTGGCTCACCGTCCTCGCCGACATCCCGCCGCCCCGCCACCCGCTCTTCGCGATCACCTCGCACGGCTTCGCGGCGCAGTTCCCGCGCGGGCCGAGGGCCAGCCGCTTCTACCTCCAGTGCCCGCCGGACGACGGCCCCGGCGACTGGGACGACGAGCGGGTCTGGGCCCAGCTGCGGCTGCGGCTCGCCGACGGGGACCTGCCCGCGGGGCCGATCACCGAGAAGGGCGTCGTGGACATGCGCAGCCTCGTCGTCGACCCGATGCGGTACGGCTCCCTCTTCCTGGCCGGGGACGCGGCGCACATCGTCACCCCGATGGGCGGCAAGGGCATGAACCTCGCGATCGGCGACGCGGACGTGCTCGCCCGGGCGCTGCGCGCGGCCGTGCGCGACGGCGACGGCTCACTGCTCGACGCCTACTCCGCGACCTGCCTGCGGCGGGTGTGGAACTACCAGGAGTACTCCTGCTGGATGACGGAGATGGTCCACGAGGCGGGGGACGCCTCGCTGGCCGGGACGTTCCGCCACCGGCTCGCGCGGGCCCGCTTGGACCGGCTGTTCACCTCCGAGCCCGCGGCCCGCGCGTTCGCCGACCTGATGGCGGGCGGCTGA
- a CDS encoding carboxylesterase/lipase family protein — protein MRSSITLKLILSVAVAATGMTAARAAAAAPAAAPACSDGTLVQTDAGPVCGTAGDRITNWLGIPYAAPPVAGRRWKPPSRHPGWTSPLQATEPGSACPQPSDFRPGSTNEDCLKLNVRVPAVSGGGPLPVMVQLHGGGFRLGTPSDGTRLAKAGQVIQVEMEYRLGIVGFLSHASLGANSGNYGLQDQQAALGWVRRNIARFGGDPRNVTIFGPSAGGSSVCANMASPTARGLFDKGIIESGEYSSLRGVDTTWQPQDCATRLPTRAEAQRAGARFAAAVGCGTAADVAACLRGVPVQTLLDKAGNGLGADSGTIAPIVDGKTLTTSPGKAFASGTFNKVPVIHGVARDETQILPAETPAAYEELVRRQYGEHAPEVLKRYPLARFPQPAAYIASRTILADANSVCPALLNDRRLAEHVPVYAYQFDDTNPPPLPFVDSSKPAGALHVGEFGYLFHGTFPGQPPLNPNQRPFLEQLTAQWSGFARTGDPTVDGTPLWTRFSSKDKAVMSLLPAGDSQMNFDIARQHNCAFWNRLAPFGR, from the coding sequence ATGAGGTCCAGTATCACCCTGAAGTTGATATTGTCCGTCGCCGTCGCCGCCACCGGAATGACGGCGGCGCGCGCGGCGGCTGCGGCCCCGGCGGCCGCTCCGGCGTGCTCGGACGGCACGCTCGTCCAGACCGACGCCGGTCCCGTGTGCGGCACCGCCGGAGACCGGATCACGAACTGGCTGGGGATCCCGTACGCCGCCCCGCCGGTCGCGGGCCGGCGGTGGAAGCCGCCCTCGCGGCATCCCGGCTGGACGTCGCCGCTCCAGGCGACCGAGCCGGGCAGCGCCTGCCCGCAGCCGTCGGACTTCAGGCCCGGGTCGACCAACGAGGACTGCCTGAAGCTGAACGTCCGGGTCCCCGCGGTCTCCGGGGGCGGGCCGCTGCCCGTCATGGTGCAGCTGCACGGCGGCGGGTTCCGCCTCGGCACCCCCTCCGACGGCACCCGTCTCGCCAAGGCCGGGCAGGTGATCCAGGTGGAGATGGAGTACCGGCTGGGCATCGTCGGGTTCCTGTCCCACGCGAGCCTCGGCGCGAACTCCGGGAACTACGGGCTCCAGGACCAGCAGGCGGCGCTCGGCTGGGTGCGGCGCAACATCGCCCGGTTCGGCGGCGACCCCCGCAACGTCACCATCTTCGGGCCGTCCGCCGGGGGCTCCAGCGTGTGCGCCAACATGGCGTCCCCCACCGCCCGCGGGCTGTTCGACAAGGGGATCATCGAGAGCGGCGAGTACAGCTCGCTGCGCGGCGTCGACACGACCTGGCAGCCGCAGGACTGCGCGACCCGGCTGCCGACGCGGGCCGAGGCGCAGCGCGCGGGCGCCCGCTTCGCCGCCGCCGTCGGGTGCGGCACGGCCGCGGACGTCGCCGCCTGCCTGCGCGGGGTGCCGGTGCAGACCCTGCTCGACAAGGCGGGCAACGGGCTCGGCGCGGACAGCGGCACGATCGCGCCCATCGTCGACGGCAAGACCCTGACCACGTCGCCGGGCAAGGCGTTCGCGTCCGGCACGTTCAACAAGGTCCCGGTCATCCACGGCGTGGCCAGGGACGAGACGCAGATCCTCCCCGCCGAGACGCCCGCCGCGTACGAGGAGCTCGTCCGACGCCAATACGGGGAGCACGCGCCCGAGGTGCTGAAGCGCTACCCGCTGGCCCGGTTCCCGCAGCCCGCGGCGTACATCGCGTCCCGGACGATCCTCGCCGACGCCAACTCCGTCTGCCCGGCGCTGCTCAACGACCGCCGCCTGGCCGAGCACGTCCCCGTCTACGCCTACCAGTTCGACGACACGAACCCGCCGCCGCTGCCGTTCGTCGACTCGTCGAAGCCCGCCGGCGCCCTGCATGTCGGCGAGTTCGGCTACCTGTTCCACGGCACGTTCCCGGGCCAGCCCCCGCTGAACCCCAACCAGCGGCCGTTCCTGGAACAGCTCACCGCGCAGTGGTCGGGTTTCGCCCGCACCGGCGACCCCACCGTGGACGGCACCCCGCTGTGGACCCGGTTCTCGTCCAAGGACAAGGCCGTGATGTCGCTGCTGCCCGCCGGGGACAGCCAGATGAACTTCGACATCGCCCGGCAGCACAACTGCGCGTTCTGGAACCGGCTCGCGCCGTTCGGCCGGTGA
- a CDS encoding amidase, with amino-acid sequence MPNDAVLDGSIRGLRTLYDDGKASPVDVVEAALRRVAGDRLRAVAHPRAGRARAEAALAAERLSAGRALGPLDGVPVAVKSMIAMEGMPQDAGSRVLSGAVASGDASVVAALRRAGAVVVASTTQDEFALTTLGPARNPFDATRTAGGSSGGSAAAVRAGMCFAALGTDTGGSVRIPAACCAVVGLKPTYGLLPTDGIVPLAWSLDHAGPIGRTVEDVAVTLDALLAGTGRGGDAVRAGDAVSGAPARLAGMRIAVPSEDYLDVVDPHLREEFTAAVDAARAAGAEPVTADLPDQEDVKAVHWPVLSAEMAAYHLRRFGEPDDRYGPAMRDGILAGAEVGTGAYLAAQRGRMLLRARLDEILAGADVIALPTMAVDPPPLGRTEVELAGRPEDAVAAMVRLTSLANHTGHPALSVPPGTAPADRPAGIQLIARHYAEHDLLAAGAAFESLGR; translated from the coding sequence ATGCCGAACGACGCGGTCCTGGACGGCTCGATCCGCGGGCTGCGGACCCTCTACGACGACGGGAAGGCGTCGCCGGTGGACGTCGTCGAGGCGGCGCTGCGCCGCGTCGCCGGCGACCGGCTGCGGGCCGTCGCGCATCCGCGCGCCGGCCGCGCCCGCGCCGAGGCGGCCCTCGCGGCGGAGCGGCTGTCCGCGGGGCGGGCGCTCGGCCCGCTGGACGGCGTGCCGGTCGCCGTCAAGTCGATGATCGCCATGGAGGGCATGCCGCAGGACGCGGGCTCGCGGGTCCTCTCCGGGGCCGTCGCGTCCGGTGACGCCTCCGTCGTCGCCGCGCTGCGGCGGGCGGGCGCGGTCGTCGTCGCCTCGACCACCCAGGACGAGTTCGCCCTCACCACGCTGGGCCCGGCGCGGAACCCGTTCGACGCGACCCGCACCGCGGGCGGCTCCAGCGGCGGCTCGGCGGCCGCGGTGCGCGCCGGGATGTGCTTCGCCGCGCTCGGCACCGACACCGGCGGCAGCGTCCGCATCCCGGCCGCGTGCTGCGCGGTCGTGGGCCTCAAGCCCACCTACGGCCTCCTGCCGACGGACGGGATCGTCCCGCTCGCCTGGTCGCTGGACCACGCCGGGCCGATCGGCCGCACCGTCGAGGATGTCGCCGTGACGCTGGACGCCCTGCTCGCCGGGACCGGCCGAGGCGGCGACGCCGTCCGCGCCGGTGATGCCGTCTCCGGAGCACCCGCGCGCCTGGCGGGCATGCGGATCGCCGTCCCGTCCGAGGACTACCTCGACGTTGTGGACCCCCACCTGCGTGAGGAGTTCACCGCCGCGGTGGACGCCGCCCGCGCCGCGGGCGCGGAGCCGGTCACGGCGGACCTGCCGGACCAGGAGGACGTCAAGGCCGTCCACTGGCCCGTCCTGTCCGCCGAGATGGCCGCCTACCACCTGCGCCGCTTCGGCGAGCCCGACGACCGCTACGGCCCGGCGATGCGGGACGGGATCCTCGCGGGCGCCGAGGTCGGCACCGGCGCCTACCTCGCCGCGCAGCGGGGCCGGATGCTCCTGCGGGCCCGGCTCGACGAGATCCTGGCGGGGGCCGACGTCATCGCGCTGCCCACGATGGCCGTCGACCCGCCACCGCTGGGACGGACCGAGGTGGAGCTGGCCGGGCGCCCCGAGGACGCCGTGGCGGCCATGGTCCGGCTCACGTCCCTGGCCAACCACACCGGCCACCCCGCCCTGTCGGTCCCGCCGGGCACCGCGCCCGCGGACCGCCCGGCGGGGATCCAGCTGATCGCCCGGCACTACGCCGAGCACGACCTCCTCGCCGCCGGCGCCGCCTTCGAGTCCCTGGGACGCTGA